A genomic window from Archaeoglobus profundus DSM 5631 includes:
- a CDS encoding (Fe-S)-binding protein gives MNGWGRCRRRGWGRGRGWCGGGKGRRAGWGRRWGMSFGMGISSGLSQIISKPISAIRSLLAREPPEVIEKAQNIYALLPKRDCGACGYDNCYQCALAIAKGEAPPDACRVVGRKIKDVVEEILRG, from the coding sequence ATGAATGGTTGGGGTAGATGCAGAAGACGGGGTTGGGGTAGAGGAAGAGGATGGTGTGGTGGAGGTAAGGGTAGAAGAGCGGGCTGGGGTAGAAGATGGGGAATGAGTTTTGGTATGGGTATAAGTTCTGGACTATCGCAGATAATTTCAAAGCCAATTTCAGCTATAAGGAGTTTGTTAGCAAGGGAACCGCCAGAGGTTATTGAAAAAGCCCAAAATATTTACGCTCTACTACCAAAGAGGGATTGTGGTGCCTGCGGCTACGATAATTGCTATCAGTGCGCTTTGGCAATTGCTAAAGGTGAAGCTCCGCCTGATGCTTGTAGGGTTGTGGGAAGAAAGATAAAGGATGTAGTTGAAGAAATTTTGAGGGGGTGA
- a CDS encoding ABC transporter substrate-binding protein, with translation MRKLLTAIVLVCALMMLGCSQKTPSETPAETTAEAEVIKIGVIGPMETKFGKAMVNGAQLAVDEINAQGGIDGKRLVIVQADGKLKPDVTGKELRRLAYDENVNVIIGGFSSGIVIANMDTIAEIKKVWIVECASPTVTKKIAEDYDSYKYIFRLEANSSTDVPFLLEGMNYVREKIPMKRVAIVRDQAKWVEDVDQQLKNALIENGYEVVDDIAIPPQKTDFDDVFTRVKNERADVIVAMIAHGNAVNFIKQWKDSVNIPVIGLILPAIDPNFWNETNGKCDKLLVLAPSSQVPIPINENMKNFLKNYKSKYGHLPEAYTAYESYEAVYVFKKAYEMAKANGEDPNDSDILVKYLEKINAQNPLQGVRGKIAFTKYHDIIVAKGYIVNLIIQWQNGKMVAIYPIKTGELVW, from the coding sequence ATGAGAAAGTTGTTGACAGCGATAGTGTTAGTTTGCGCCTTAATGATGCTTGGGTGTAGCCAGAAAACACCTTCTGAAACTCCAGCTGAAACTACCGCAGAAGCAGAAGTAATCAAAATTGGTGTTATAGGTCCGATGGAAACGAAGTTCGGTAAAGCTATGGTTAACGGTGCACAGCTGGCTGTTGACGAGATAAACGCTCAAGGGGGGATAGATGGTAAAAGGCTGGTTATAGTTCAGGCTGACGGCAAGCTCAAGCCAGATGTGACTGGAAAAGAATTGAGAAGACTTGCCTACGACGAAAACGTAAACGTCATAATAGGTGGATTTTCGAGTGGGATAGTTATAGCAAACATGGACACCATCGCAGAAATCAAGAAAGTTTGGATTGTAGAATGTGCTTCACCGACGGTGACGAAGAAGATTGCAGAGGACTACGATAGTTACAAGTACATCTTCAGGCTCGAAGCAAACTCTTCGACAGATGTTCCTTTTCTGCTTGAAGGGATGAACTACGTTAGGGAAAAAATACCAATGAAAAGAGTTGCCATAGTGAGGGATCAGGCCAAATGGGTTGAAGATGTAGACCAACAGCTTAAGAATGCGCTGATTGAGAACGGATACGAAGTTGTCGATGACATAGCAATTCCACCGCAGAAGACGGATTTCGACGATGTCTTTACAAGGGTAAAGAATGAGAGAGCTGATGTCATAGTCGCGATGATAGCTCATGGAAATGCTGTTAACTTTATCAAGCAGTGGAAGGATAGCGTAAACATACCCGTTATAGGATTGATTCTTCCAGCAATCGATCCCAACTTCTGGAATGAGACGAACGGTAAGTGCGATAAACTGCTGGTGCTTGCCCCATCTTCGCAAGTCCCTATACCCATTAACGAGAACATGAAGAATTTCCTTAAAAACTACAAGAGCAAATACGGACATCTGCCAGAGGCTTACACTGCGTATGAAAGCTACGAGGCTGTTTACGTGTTCAAGAAGGCTTACGAGATGGCTAAGGCCAACGGAGAAGATCCGAACGACTCCGATATCCTTGTGAAATACTTGGAGAAGATAAACGCTCAGAACCCCTTGCAGGGAGTTAGGGGTAAGATAGCATTTACGAAGTACCACGACATAATCGTTGCTAAGGGCTACATTGTAAACCTCATCATTCAGTGGCAGAACGGTAAGATGGTGGCAATATATCCGATAAAGACGGGAGAGCTTGTTTGGTAA
- a CDS encoding branched-chain amino acid ABC transporter permease yields the protein MRRGLILALTAIPLIFPFVLPKSVVFMLGLAYLFVVYVVTWDLVAGYVGEVNLGHVVFIGLGAYTSALLVLNQNVPVPISILVGAVVATLFGLGVGAVCLRLKGYYLALVTAILPLVFVQIVNIYPQIFGGYEGLSVGIKNALHRTTEGRYYIAYAFMLASVLVLYRVVNSKFGLRLKAIRDDPELAESLGINVFKHKVMAFCISAFVSGLAGAITAFYRLSVGVDMFGVPLMLLIIISAVFGGLGTFFGAIIGALTIYILKNWILMEVSYSTGIMGLDNLIIYAMLIVLILKMPHGIFGLVKRFKEKD from the coding sequence ATGAGGAGGGGGTTGATTTTAGCTCTGACAGCAATTCCGTTGATATTTCCCTTTGTCTTACCAAAATCGGTAGTTTTCATGCTCGGCTTGGCATACCTATTCGTGGTTTACGTCGTGACTTGGGATCTGGTTGCTGGCTATGTTGGTGAAGTCAACTTAGGTCATGTAGTCTTCATTGGATTGGGAGCTTACACATCCGCTTTACTCGTTCTGAATCAAAACGTTCCGGTCCCTATCTCAATTCTAGTAGGGGCTGTTGTGGCAACGCTGTTCGGATTAGGAGTTGGAGCAGTATGTTTGAGGTTGAAAGGTTATTATCTGGCTTTGGTTACTGCAATACTCCCCTTAGTCTTCGTTCAAATTGTAAACATATATCCCCAAATCTTTGGAGGTTACGAGGGTTTATCAGTGGGAATAAAAAATGCCTTACACAGAACGACCGAAGGAAGGTATTACATAGCCTACGCCTTCATGCTTGCAAGCGTCTTAGTCCTATACAGAGTTGTGAACAGCAAATTCGGTTTGAGGCTTAAGGCGATAAGAGATGATCCAGAGTTGGCTGAAAGCTTGGGAATTAACGTTTTCAAGCACAAGGTCATGGCATTCTGCATCTCCGCATTCGTATCTGGCTTGGCTGGAGCTATAACAGCTTTCTACAGGCTTTCCGTCGGAGTTGATATGTTTGGAGTTCCTCTCATGCTTCTGATAATAATTTCAGCTGTCTTCGGCGGACTTGGGACTTTCTTCGGTGCGATAATCGGAGCTTTAACAATCTACATCCTCAAAAACTGGATACTCATGGAGGTATCCTATTCAACGGGTATAATGGGTCTTGATAACCTCATAATATACGCGATGCTGATAGTTTTGATACTGAAGATGCCACACGGAATATTCGGTCTGGTAAAACGGTTTAAAGAGAAAGATTAA
- a CDS encoding ABC transporter ATP-binding protein yields MLKTEDLKAFYGKAQILNGVNAEVNRGEAVAILGPNGAGKTTLIRAILGLVETEGKVFFNGTDISSLKPHERVRLGIGVCPEGRGLFPNMTVEENLLLAGDDLDLAYSLFPKLKNRRNQLVKQMSGGEQQMVAIARALISKPKVLILDEPSMGLAPKVLKEIAGVLKEIKREVSILIVEQNVKFAMSFADRGYVLVKGSIVKEFESKEEIEKLYFT; encoded by the coding sequence ATGCTTAAAACTGAGGATTTGAAAGCTTTCTACGGGAAGGCTCAGATATTAAACGGTGTGAATGCTGAGGTAAACAGGGGAGAGGCAGTTGCGATACTTGGTCCAAACGGGGCTGGAAAAACCACACTCATAAGAGCCATTCTGGGTTTGGTTGAGACGGAAGGTAAGGTTTTCTTCAACGGTACAGACATATCAAGCCTAAAGCCTCATGAAAGAGTTAGATTGGGGATTGGAGTTTGCCCTGAAGGAAGGGGACTTTTTCCGAACATGACAGTCGAAGAAAATCTTCTCTTGGCCGGTGACGATCTGGATTTGGCTTACTCACTCTTTCCAAAGCTGAAAAACAGAAGAAATCAGTTAGTTAAGCAGATGAGCGGTGGAGAACAGCAAATGGTTGCAATTGCAAGGGCATTGATTTCAAAGCCAAAGGTCTTGATATTGGATGAGCCTTCGATGGGTTTAGCCCCAAAGGTCTTAAAAGAAATTGCAGGTGTGTTGAAAGAGATAAAGAGGGAGGTTTCGATTTTGATAGTCGAGCAGAATGTTAAATTCGCTATGAGTTTTGCCGATAGAGGCTACGTCTTGGTTAAAGGATCAATAGTTAAGGAATTTGAGAGTAAAGAAGAGATTGAGAAGCTGTACTTCACTTAA
- the trpB gene encoding tryptophan synthase subunit beta: MKFGEFGGMFVAETLVQPLKELEKAYNELKDDETFKAELDYYLKNFAGRPTPLYYAKNLTEKIGGAKIYLKREDLLHSGAHKINNTIGQALLAKYMGKSRLIAETGAGQHGVATAIAGALLGLKVDVYMGAEDVERQKMNVFRMKILGANVIPVESGTKTLKDAINEALRDWVATFEYTHYLIGSVVGPHPYPTIVRDFQSVIGKETKKQILEIEGCLPDIIVACVGGGSNAMGIFHPFIEDRKVRLVGVEAGGNGIETGKHSASLCAGKKGVLHGMLSYFLQDEDGQILDTHSVAPGLDYPGVGPEHAYLKEIGRAEYVTVTDDEALKAFLELSRTEGILPALESAHALAYAMKIAEEMSRDEIIVVNLSGRGDKDLDIVMREVGF; the protein is encoded by the coding sequence ATGAAATTTGGTGAGTTCGGGGGGATGTTCGTTGCTGAAACTCTTGTTCAACCTTTAAAGGAGCTTGAAAAAGCTTACAACGAGCTTAAAGATGATGAGACGTTTAAGGCTGAACTCGATTACTATTTGAAGAACTTCGCTGGTCGCCCAACACCACTGTATTACGCTAAAAATCTAACCGAGAAGATTGGAGGAGCTAAGATTTACCTCAAACGTGAGGATTTACTTCACAGCGGTGCTCATAAGATAAACAACACCATAGGACAGGCTCTACTTGCGAAATACATGGGAAAAAGTCGTTTAATTGCTGAGACTGGGGCTGGGCAACATGGTGTTGCGACGGCAATAGCTGGAGCTTTGCTCGGTTTAAAAGTGGATGTCTACATGGGTGCTGAGGATGTTGAGAGGCAGAAGATGAACGTCTTTAGGATGAAGATTTTAGGTGCGAATGTCATACCTGTTGAGAGCGGGACTAAGACTTTGAAAGATGCCATAAACGAGGCTTTAAGGGATTGGGTTGCAACGTTCGAATACACTCACTACCTGATAGGCTCAGTTGTTGGCCCTCATCCCTATCCAACGATAGTCAGAGATTTCCAGTCGGTGATTGGTAAGGAGACGAAGAAGCAGATTTTGGAGATTGAAGGTTGCCTGCCAGACATTATCGTTGCGTGTGTAGGTGGTGGTAGTAACGCTATGGGAATATTCCATCCGTTCATAGAGGACAGAAAAGTCAGGCTTGTGGGTGTTGAAGCTGGCGGGAATGGTATTGAAACTGGCAAACACTCGGCTTCACTCTGTGCTGGTAAAAAGGGAGTTCTGCACGGGATGCTGAGCTACTTCCTGCAGGATGAGGACGGGCAGATTTTAGATACCCATAGCGTTGCACCTGGCTTAGACTATCCCGGCGTAGGTCCGGAGCATGCGTATCTGAAAGAGATTGGAAGAGCTGAATACGTAACAGTTACGGATGATGAGGCTTTGAAAGCATTTCTGGAGCTTTCGAGGACTGAAGGTATCTTACCAGCTTTAGAATCCGCTCACGCTTTAGCTTATGCAATGAAGATTGCTGAGGAAATGAGCAGGGATGAAATAATTGTTGTAAACCTTTCGGGAAGGGGAGACAAGGATTTGGACATTGTCATGAGGGAGGTGGGATTTTGA
- a CDS encoding NAD(P)/FAD-dependent oxidoreductase translates to MKIAIVGAGLTGLSCALELRDYNPTIFECHDVGGLLASYGRKGYRIEKFYHHFFRWDHDLLNMIKRLGLSSKVVWKIAKTGFAIDGKIYPLNTPLEILRYPHLSLMDKIRLARFTLKSRKRDYTIEDDRGVVEGIREELGENLLQKFFMPLLKAKFGENYERVSYAWLLARVAIRSNRKLSGEELGYLRRGFWQLVDRMAEGLNIIRKPVENIGYFNKKYHIHGMEFDAVVWTAPLPLLDPKIANNLNLPSISYQSSICALVGCEKPLSDLYWINVDNAIFGAVIEHTNFMPFEDYGEHLIYLASYTTPDSELFRMSEKNLANLYLKDLERLGMKRRDVKWIKIFKAKYSAPIYEKGYLKKIVPYRTNLKGFYLAGMFSKPNYPERSMNGSIKAGIEVAKALKADFDLS, encoded by the coding sequence GTGAAAATTGCTATAGTTGGTGCTGGATTGACTGGATTGAGTTGCGCCTTAGAGCTTAGGGACTATAACCCAACTATATTCGAGTGCCACGACGTTGGAGGACTACTAGCGTCTTACGGACGGAAAGGTTATAGAATTGAGAAGTTCTACCATCACTTCTTTCGATGGGATCACGACCTGCTGAATATGATAAAGAGGCTCGGACTGTCGAGTAAAGTCGTATGGAAGATAGCGAAGACAGGATTTGCCATTGATGGAAAGATTTATCCCCTAAACACACCCCTCGAAATCCTGAGATACCCACACTTAAGCTTAATGGATAAAATCAGGCTCGCAAGATTCACATTAAAAAGTAGAAAGAGGGATTACACAATTGAGGATGATAGGGGAGTTGTAGAGGGAATTAGAGAGGAGTTAGGAGAAAATCTTCTTCAAAAGTTTTTCATGCCCCTTCTCAAGGCGAAATTCGGTGAGAATTACGAGAGAGTAAGCTACGCTTGGCTTTTAGCGAGAGTTGCAATAAGAAGTAATAGGAAGCTGAGCGGGGAGGAGTTAGGTTATCTTAGGAGAGGATTCTGGCAACTCGTTGATAGGATGGCTGAAGGGCTCAACATAATTAGAAAACCTGTTGAGAACATAGGCTACTTCAATAAAAAGTACCATATTCACGGTATGGAGTTTGATGCAGTTGTTTGGACTGCCCCACTCCCACTACTCGATCCAAAGATAGCAAATAATCTCAACTTACCGAGCATAAGCTATCAAAGCTCTATATGTGCCTTAGTAGGGTGTGAAAAGCCTCTGAGCGATCTTTACTGGATAAACGTCGATAATGCTATCTTTGGCGCAGTCATAGAGCACACTAACTTCATGCCATTCGAAGATTACGGCGAGCATCTGATTTATTTAGCGAGCTACACAACTCCAGACAGCGAACTGTTCAGAATGAGTGAAAAGAACTTGGCTAACCTATATCTAAAGGACTTGGAGAGGCTTGGAATGAAAAGGAGAGATGTTAAGTGGATAAAGATTTTCAAAGCTAAATATTCCGCCCCGATCTATGAAAAGGGCTACCTTAAAAAGATCGTACCTTACAGGACGAACTTGAAAGGATTTTACTTGGCCGGGATGTTCTCGAAGCCGAATTATCCAGAGAGAAGTATGAATGGAAGTATCAAAGCTGGAATAGAGGTTGCTAAAGCTCTGAAGGCTGATTTTGATCTGAGCTAA
- a CDS encoding ABC transporter ATP-binding protein produces MLEVEGVTKRFGALVALDNVSFKVNGKRLGIIGPNGAGKTTLFNVISGFLKPNSGKIWFNGKDITGLRPSKIAEMGLVRTFQLLKVFKSLTVQENLSIVSDDSRDLLELVGLWEKRNIVAGNLSQGEMRKLGIALALAKKPKMLLLDEPFSGLSPVECESLIEVLKDVKTPMVLIEHKLGELFDLVDRVVVLNFGRVIFEGKPEEAVRNSRVVEAYIGEDYA; encoded by the coding sequence ATGCTTGAGGTAGAGGGAGTCACAAAGAGGTTCGGAGCGTTGGTTGCTCTTGATAACGTATCGTTCAAGGTAAATGGTAAAAGGCTAGGAATTATTGGTCCGAACGGGGCGGGTAAGACAACTCTATTCAACGTAATTTCAGGCTTTCTAAAGCCCAATAGCGGCAAAATCTGGTTCAATGGAAAGGATATCACGGGCTTAAGACCGAGCAAGATTGCAGAAATGGGCTTAGTTAGAACCTTTCAGCTCCTCAAGGTCTTCAAGAGCTTGACTGTTCAAGAAAACCTTTCGATAGTAAGTGATGATTCAAGGGATTTACTCGAGTTAGTTGGTCTATGGGAGAAGAGAAACATTGTAGCTGGAAATCTGTCGCAGGGAGAGATGAGGAAGCTTGGAATAGCTTTGGCACTAGCTAAGAAACCCAAAATGCTTTTGCTTGATGAGCCTTTCTCGGGTTTAAGTCCAGTGGAATGTGAAAGCTTGATAGAAGTTTTGAAGGATGTGAAAACACCGATGGTCTTAATAGAGCATAAATTGGGGGAGCTGTTCGATTTGGTAGACAGAGTTGTTGTTCTGAACTTCGGTAGGGTTATATTTGAGGGGAAGCCCGAGGAAGCCGTGAGAAATAGCAGGGTAGTTGAAGCGTATATTGGTGAAGACTATGCTTAA
- the trpA gene encoding tryptophan synthase subunit alpha, translating into MIQKPSLITYITAGDPNVDATLEFLEILSKYSEIIELGIPFSDPMADGKTIEKSHYRALKAGTKVKDVFRVIEEFKDNHRTPIVLMTYYNPVFVRGLDNFIGTAKDSGVDAMLVVDLPIEEADDYLSVCEKYDMKTVFLASPNTPNDRLKAIDEASSGFVYLISLYGTTGARDRISSLAFDLVKRARGVCVKPLAVGFGVSKAEHVRELLKAGADGVVVGSAIVKLIEEFGEKAGDKIEEKCRELRKGLYY; encoded by the coding sequence TTGATTCAAAAACCCTCTCTAATAACGTATATTACAGCAGGAGACCCGAACGTTGATGCAACTTTAGAATTCCTCGAAATTCTTTCCAAATACAGTGAGATAATTGAGTTGGGAATTCCCTTCAGCGATCCGATGGCTGACGGTAAAACGATTGAAAAATCTCATTACAGGGCTTTGAAGGCTGGAACTAAGGTGAAAGATGTTTTTAGGGTTATTGAAGAGTTCAAAGACAACCATAGGACTCCGATAGTCCTCATGACATACTACAATCCCGTATTTGTAAGGGGGTTGGATAATTTTATTGGAACTGCCAAAGATAGCGGTGTGGATGCTATGCTCGTCGTTGATTTGCCTATAGAGGAAGCTGACGATTATTTGAGTGTTTGCGAAAAATACGATATGAAAACAGTCTTTTTGGCTTCTCCAAATACTCCAAACGATAGGCTTAAGGCTATAGATGAAGCAAGCTCTGGCTTCGTTTACTTGATATCTCTTTATGGAACTACGGGTGCAAGGGATAGGATTTCGAGTTTGGCTTTTGATTTAGTTAAAAGAGCAAGAGGTGTTTGCGTTAAGCCTTTGGCTGTGGGTTTTGGTGTTTCAAAGGCTGAGCATGTTAGAGAGCTTTTGAAGGCTGGTGCCGATGGGGTAGTCGTTGGAAGTGCCATAGTCAAGCTGATAGAAGAGTTCGGTGAAAAAGCCGGCGATAAAATTGAAGAGAAGTGTAGAGAACTCAGAAAGGGACTTTACTATTAA
- a CDS encoding ACT domain-containing protein, giving the protein MIEFVGEEIEIHPERFAVVKLRSLPDVNYVAVVRNKYYEVVMPEKELVKLEKFVECETGYRLITLDINVPLDVVGYISKVSSALANAKVPILILSLYTDRILVKEEFLDKALSVLKELGFKVRR; this is encoded by the coding sequence ATGATCGAATTTGTCGGAGAGGAGATAGAAATCCACCCGGAGAGGTTTGCCGTAGTCAAGCTGAGGAGCTTGCCAGACGTGAATTACGTCGCTGTGGTTAGAAACAAGTATTACGAGGTCGTGATGCCTGAGAAGGAGTTGGTTAAGCTTGAGAAGTTCGTTGAATGCGAAACAGGTTACAGGTTGATTACTCTGGACATAAACGTCCCGTTGGATGTTGTGGGCTACATTTCGAAGGTTTCAAGTGCCTTAGCCAATGCTAAGGTTCCAATTCTGATCCTATCTCTTTACACGGACAGAATCCTCGTTAAGGAGGAGTTCCTTGACAAGGCTCTGAGTGTTCTTAAGGAGCTTGGATTTAAGGTGAGAAGATGA
- a CDS encoding ACT domain-containing protein, which translates to MKAKLHPEKFAVVKTDEIPKDFFAIVKLSEITAVVPEGALTNLKVKEAEYGFRLITFDVDLSFDTVGFISKISRALAEANIPILVYSSYHTDHILIKEDFVEGAIETLRNIGFLIEEG; encoded by the coding sequence TTGAAAGCTAAATTACACCCTGAAAAGTTTGCAGTCGTGAAGACTGATGAAATCCCGAAAGATTTCTTCGCAATCGTTAAACTTTCAGAAATCACTGCAGTGGTTCCAGAGGGTGCTCTCACCAATTTAAAAGTTAAGGAGGCAGAGTACGGTTTTAGGCTGATAACATTCGACGTCGATTTATCATTTGACACGGTTGGGTTCATATCCAAGATTTCAAGGGCTTTAGCCGAAGCAAACATCCCTATTCTTGTGTACTCCTCCTATCACACCGATCACATACTCATCAAAGAGGACTTCGTTGAAGGAGCGATCGAAACATTGAGAAACATTGGCTTCCTAATCGAGGAGGGGTGA
- a CDS encoding branched-chain amino acid ABC transporter permease: protein MILPILIIGTILGGILTLVACGFTLTFGVGRIFNFAHGTFFAISAYTAYALFPYLGYSSLLIGVLASALFGLAMHYLIKPIRRNEIMVILLTLSLALLVEQIILMIFGVDAISIAPIIKGSINLFGVEVTNVKILSFAITIASMIALERLIKKTRLGREISAVSQDVESAMIVGIDIERVFMFTLLISSILAGIGGILYAQIYSLTPNSALEILLLAFAIVVVGGLGSVNGSVVSAFIISYIKTAVSVLLGTRWSELAVLIVIIAILIVRPQGLFGVEE, encoded by the coding sequence ATGATTTTGCCAATCCTTATCATAGGAACAATCTTGGGAGGTATTCTAACATTAGTCGCATGCGGATTTACGCTCACATTCGGTGTGGGCAGGATATTCAACTTCGCACACGGTACATTTTTTGCGATCTCAGCCTACACAGCTTACGCCCTGTTCCCCTACTTAGGATATTCCTCCCTTCTGATCGGAGTATTAGCTTCAGCGCTCTTTGGCTTGGCAATGCACTACCTCATAAAACCAATAAGGAGAAACGAGATAATGGTAATTCTTTTAACGCTCAGTTTGGCTTTACTGGTTGAACAGATAATTCTGATGATTTTTGGAGTCGATGCGATTTCGATAGCTCCCATAATCAAAGGATCGATCAACTTGTTTGGTGTTGAAGTAACAAATGTGAAAATACTATCATTTGCCATAACGATTGCATCTATGATCGCTTTGGAGAGGCTTATAAAGAAGACAAGGCTTGGAAGAGAGATAAGTGCAGTCTCTCAGGATGTAGAATCAGCAATGATCGTTGGAATAGACATTGAGAGAGTTTTCATGTTCACGCTTCTCATATCTTCAATCCTCGCTGGGATTGGAGGCATTTTATACGCTCAAATCTACTCTCTAACACCAAACTCGGCTTTGGAGATACTTCTCCTTGCGTTTGCGATAGTTGTCGTCGGTGGATTGGGTAGTGTGAATGGAAGTGTGGTTTCAGCGTTCATAATCAGCTATATAAAGACTGCTGTGAGCGTTCTCTTGGGAACGAGGTGGTCTGAGCTTGCAGTTTTGATCGTGATAATAGCTATCCTCATAGTTCGACCTCAAGGACTCTTCGGGGTGGAAGAATGA
- a CDS encoding DUF5320 domain-containing protein, which translates to MWWRWRRYPGHGPWSDLPPWERPGWKFGRGRGWCWWYMSRYLEDIPEYAPSKEEEIRMLEDYARYLEQELERIKRRIRELKGSE; encoded by the coding sequence GTGTGGTGGAGATGGAGGAGGTATCCGGGGCATGGGCCTTGGAGTGATCTCCCACCTTGGGAAAGGCCGGGATGGAAGTTTGGCAGGGGCAGAGGATGGTGCTGGTGGTACATGTCCCGCTATCTTGAGGATATTCCAGAATACGCTCCGTCAAAGGAGGAAGAGATCAGAATGCTCGAAGACTACGCAAGATACTTAGAGCAGGAGCTTGAGAGGATAAAGAGAAGGATAAGAGAGCTTAAAGGTTCTGAATAA
- a CDS encoding radical SAM protein produces the protein MELAINPSKIISPLCYSVLRLEPYTNCAYSCLYCYARWYRGGRIKPRPRAIGMFAKIAKKLDLKIPFRLATLSDPLQDIEENAKVSYKLMRIAKENEIPIILSTKSDRIAKNPWKSLIEEMAKDGLVVVQVSISSLERNDLEPRAPHPQNRIEALEIIDAPKILRLQPLIPNYSFRNAEEFVERVKDVADQITTEPLRIEKGEIEFYNKFWSRWTHYSFEGELLKADCYEILEELSVACRKYGLDFGLCKEGYFHLETANCCGLHMIECKLRPTLREVYKILLERKEIDVNDLKFEGYLFGERLSELPRAIRKALRFHEKLFLKCLRDNSCLSHLTPLIRFEDGKLKLISSDQNQPSEL, from the coding sequence ATGGAACTCGCAATAAACCCTTCAAAGATAATCAGCCCGCTATGTTATTCAGTTTTAAGGCTTGAACCATATACGAACTGTGCATACTCCTGTCTGTACTGCTATGCAAGATGGTATAGGGGAGGGAGGATAAAGCCGAGACCTAGAGCAATAGGGATGTTTGCAAAAATCGCAAAGAAGCTCGATTTGAAAATTCCCTTCAGGTTAGCTACGCTAAGCGATCCGTTGCAAGATATAGAGGAGAATGCAAAAGTTTCCTACAAGCTCATGAGGATCGCTAAAGAAAACGAAATTCCAATAATACTCTCAACAAAATCCGACAGAATAGCAAAGAATCCTTGGAAAAGCTTGATAGAGGAGATGGCTAAGGATGGACTGGTAGTGGTGCAAGTTTCGATAAGCTCCCTTGAGAGGAACGACTTAGAGCCTAGAGCACCACACCCTCAAAACAGGATTGAAGCTTTAGAAATCATTGATGCACCAAAGATTTTGAGGTTACAGCCTTTAATCCCAAACTACTCCTTTAGAAATGCTGAGGAGTTCGTTGAAAGAGTTAAAGATGTTGCAGATCAGATAACCACAGAACCTTTGAGAATTGAGAAGGGAGAGATTGAGTTTTACAATAAATTTTGGAGTAGGTGGACTCACTACTCGTTTGAAGGAGAGCTTTTGAAGGCTGATTGCTACGAAATCTTGGAGGAGCTTAGCGTTGCATGTAGAAAATACGGCTTGGACTTTGGACTGTGCAAAGAGGGTTACTTCCACTTGGAAACTGCAAACTGCTGTGGATTGCACATGATAGAGTGCAAGCTTAGACCAACCCTTAGAGAAGTCTACAAAATTTTGTTGGAAAGAAAGGAGATTGATGTGAATGACTTGAAGTTCGAAGGTTACCTTTTTGGGGAAAGGTTAAGCGAACTCCCGAGAGCGATTAGGAAGGCTCTGAGATTTCACGAAAAGCTGTTTTTGAAATGTCTAAGAGATAACTCCTGCTTGAGCCATTTAACTCCATTGATAAGGTTTGAAGATGGAAAGTTGAAGCTAATTAGCTCAGATCAAAATCAGCCTTCAGAGCTTTAG